One Setaria viridis chromosome 7, Setaria_viridis_v4.0, whole genome shotgun sequence genomic region harbors:
- the LOC117863635 gene encoding uncharacterized protein, with the protein MGCGASSQKDAAGGPRRRPGSVGDVVVFLPGLRVPRSVDLAQALGGRLDRSIVERLSALRARVVEMAMQESAVALKPRRRAAARHGSSTANLLQALEEYLPVLLGLVKEGSMLRHAVQFTWTNQEDNAEETAMADAWYEVLSVLHLMAMVCLLQANTLLLPRSYGDGYAPRVSEESRRVTVDVFLKAAGYLDCAIRHVLPQIPPELRRQLPVDLVEGNLKALSLQALGQGVDMQLGLAIDSPKATLAVKRRLACEMIKYWQHVQESIPDLPGSDGWGKKHRLFVKWKYVEAKAAAYYFHGLILDEGNTEKSHGMAIAALQASEEFLKESKRVSEAFHATPPTSRSPTPFGTAKYMFDKIPKDASSKVRINQDLYTQEKVIGTPPPLPDFALALTPEDYDLPPLDPLWNKEDRRH; encoded by the exons ATGGGGTGCGGGGCGTCGAGCCAgaaggacgccgccggcgggcccCGGAGACGGCCGGGGAGCGTCGGCGACGTGGTCGTGTTCCTCCCGGGCCTCCGGGTGCCGAGGAGCGTCGACCTCGCCCAGGCGCTCGGCGGGCGCCTGGACAGGAGCATTGTGGAGCGGCTGTCGGCTCTGAGAGCGCGCGTCGTCGAGATGGCAATGCAAGAGTCGGCGGTGGCGCTGAAGCcgaggcggagggcggcggcacggcacg GATCTAGTACAGCCAATCTCCTACAGGCTCTTGAAGAATACTTGCCCGTTCTGCTAGGATTGGTAAAAGAAG GTAGTATGTTGAGGCACGCCGTGCAATTCACTTGGACTAACCAAGAGGATAATGCTGAG GAGACGGCCATGGCAGATGCCTGGTACGAGGTGCTGTCCGTGTTGCATTTGATGGCCATGGTCTGCTTGCTGCAGGCCAACACCCTGCTTCTCCCCAGGTCATACGGCGATGGCTATGCACCAAGAGTTTCTGAAG AGAGCAGAAGGGTCACTGTTGATGTTTTCTTGAAGGCAGCTGGATACTTAGACTGTGCAATTCGGCATGTACTTCCACAGATTCCACCGGAACTAAG GAGGCAACTTCCAGTAGACCTCGTTGAAGGAAATCTCAAAGCTTTAAGCCTGCAAGCTCTGGGTCAG GGGGTGGACATGCAGCTTGGTTTGGCTATCGATAGTCCAAAGGCCACTTTAGCAGTAAAACGGCGCTTAGCCTGTGAAATGATCAAGTATTGGCAACATGTTCAGGAAAGCATTCCAGATCTTCCTGGCTCTGATGGATGGGGGAAAAAGCACCGGCTGTTTGTCAAGTGGAAATATGTTGAAGCAAAG GCTGCAGCATACTATTTTCATGGTTTGATTCTTGATGAGGGAAATACAGAGAAATCCCACGGAATGGCAATAGCCGCACTTCAAGCTTCAGAAGAATTTCTGAAAGAAAGCAAAAGGGTTTCGGAAGCCTTCCATGCAACTCCTCCAACATCGAG GAGCCCTACTCCATTCGGAACAGCAAAATATATGTTTGACAAGATCCCAAAAGATGCTTCAAGCAAGGTCCGAATCAACCAGGACCTGTATACCCAAGAAAA GGTCATAGGAACTCCGCCTCCCTTACCAGATTTTGCATTGGCGCTAACACCTGAAGActatgatcttcctccattagATCCACTTTGGAACAAAGAAGACAGACGTCATTAG
- the LOC117863636 gene encoding mitochondrial tricarboxylate transporter 1: MVGGGKPLGDSVFAGHAAAGAAAISASTVAVHPLDTVKTLIQLGAAGKKQKMGLRQVVDRLMAASGPAGFYSGIGWSIMGKLPGLGARFGTYEFLTAFYKDGREDNYVYYSEALLAGIAAGAVEAVFCTPFELFKLRNQVSSVIPSRAMGPANVAQESFPLLSKLLPGYVPDMRVWSSTVSLLSDLSPKHPDMLGALKQHPWMLTGSGKPPLPSAVQLPSRVISLEGWGALWRGLRPGIARDCVFGGMFFSTWQIIHTAMLTWKAVNMKPEPRNIEDAGPVHPFASSVAAGFAGAVAAAASHTFDTAKSRSECTVVPKYIAMERKFLKWKAPGTWIERKTGISPADRNVLFRGIGLRMAHSGIASFVLVGSYYLAVDYIS, translated from the exons ATGGTGGGAGGCGGCAAGCCGCTGGGGGACAGCGTGTTCGCGGGccacgcggccgccggcgcggcggcgatcaGCGCCTCCACCGTCGCCGTGCACCCCCTCGACACGGTCAAGACCCTCATCCAG CTGGGCGCGGCGGGGAAGAAGCAGAAGATGGGGCTCCGCCAGGTGGTGGACCGGCTCATGGCCGCCTCCGGCCCTGCAG GGTTTTATAGTGGCATCGGTTGGTCCATAATGGGAAAACTTCCTGGGTTGGGAGCACGCTTTGGGACCTATGAATTTTTAACAGCCTTCTATAAAG ATGGAAGGGAGGACAACTATGTCTATTATTCTGAGGCTCTGTTGGCTGGCATAGCTGCTGGTGCTGTAGAGGCTGTTTTCTGCACACCAtttgaactcttcaaactccgAAACCAAGTTAGTTCTGTGATACCTTCAAGAGCAATGGGCCCTGCAAATGTTGCACAAGAATCGTTTCCACTACTTTCCAAGCTGTTGCCTGGATATGTTCCTGACATGAGGGTGTGGAGCAGCACCGTGAGTCTGTTATCTGATCTTTCTCCAAAGCATCCCGACATGTTGGGTGCCCTGAAGCAGCACCCGTGGATGCTTACCGGCTCTGGGAAGCCCCCATTACCATCTGCTGTGCAGCTACCTTCTAGAGTGATATCACTTGAAGGATGGGGTGCACTGTGGAGAGGGCTTAGACCAGGGATAGCTCGAGACTGTGTCTTTGGTGGTATGTTCTTTTCAACTTGGCAAATCATACACACAGCGATGCTCACTTGGAAGGCAGTTAATATGAAACCTGAACCTAG GAATATAGAAGACGCAGGCCCTGTACACCCTTTTGCTTCTAGTGTTGCTGCAGGCTTTGCAGGAGCAGTTGCAGCTGCTGCTTCACATACGTTTGATACTGCAAAAAGTCGTTCAGAATGTACGGTTGTGCCTAAG tatATCGCAATGGAGAGGAAGTTTCTTAAGTGGAAAGCACCAGGAACGTGGATAGAGAGAAAGACAGGGATATCTCCTGCTGATAGGAATGTTCTGTTCCGTGGCATCGGACTACGAATGGCCCATAGTGGGATTGCATCATTTGTATTAGTCGGGTCATACTATCTAGCAGTAGATTACATCTCATAG